A portion of the Musa acuminata AAA Group cultivar baxijiao chromosome BXJ1-1, Cavendish_Baxijiao_AAA, whole genome shotgun sequence genome contains these proteins:
- the LOC135612240 gene encoding ubiquitin carboxyl-terminal hydrolase 24-like, translating to MSDQQVLVFGSFTEDETKLFQKQSGEDDTSHIEKTGLQFGSLTVSSYKGSTIETKQTNSSIRSKGIQLSKTTAEDQICTTKLASKIDKLPGDTRAQANGSSSVHSTHLVGVTENGKDNSASVSLQITETGIRDTATFASPEVQGVIQESKNQNVLVDSVLVASPMVEVLKTSGEKEPVVKGLLPRGLINSGNLCFLNATLQGLLSCSPFVQLLQDLRNQTIPKSGYQTLHAFVNFISEFDMPGDSSTKDTGKRVLETGKPFSPIMFDAVLKCFTPDLPIGILGRPRQEDAQEFLSFVMDQMHDELLKLEGYMSDAIGSQAPLISSAEDDGWETVGPKNKSAVTRTQSFVPSQLSGIFGGQLRSLVKARGNKASATVQPFLLLHLDIFPEAVHTIEDALHLFSAPETLEGYKASAGKAGVVSASKSVKIQKLSKIMILHLMRFSFGSKGSTKLHKPVHFPLELVLGRELLVSSSPEGRRYELVATITHHGREPSKGHYTADARYSNGIWLRYDDATVTAVTTNKVLHDQAYVLFYKQM from the exons ATGAGTGATCAGCAG GTCTTAGTATTTGGGTCTTTTACAGAAGATGAAACCAAGTTATTCCAAAAGCAATCAGGTGAAGATGATACGAGTCATATAGAAAAGACAGGATTGCAGTTTGGATCTTTGACTGTTAGTTCATACAAAGGTTCTACTATTGAAACCAAACAAACTAATTCATCCATAAGATCGAAAGGTATTCAGCTATCGAAAACAACTGCAGAGGACCAAATATGCACTACTAAGTTAGCTTCCAAAATTGACAAGTTACCGGGAGATACAAGAGCCCAAGCTAACGGAAGCTCCAGTGTGCATTCTACCCACCTTGTTGGAGTTACTGAAAATGGGAAGGATAACTCTGCTTCAGTTTCTCTCCAGATAACTGAAACAGGAATTAGGGATACGGCTACTTTTGCAAGTCCAGAAGTGCAAGGtgtaattcaagaatcaaaaaatcagAATGTACTTGTTGACTCAGTGTTAGTTGCATCCCCCATGGTGGAAGTTCTGAAAACTTCAGGTGAAAAGGAACCAGTGGTTAAAGGCTTATTACCACGAGGCTTAATAAATTCTGGAAATCTGTGCTTTCTGAATGCGACATTGCAAGGTCTGCTTTCTTGTTCACCATTTGTTCAGCTTTTGCAGGATCTAAGGAATCAAACTATTCCTAAG AGTGGCTACCAGACATTGCATGCATTTGTTAATTTTATATCTGAATTTGATATGCCTGGTGATTCAAGCACCAAGGATACTGGAAAGAGAGTTCTTGAGACTGGGAAGCCTTTTAGTCCAATTATGTTTGATGCTGTTTTAAAATGTTTTACTCCTGACTTGCCAATTGGAATATTGGGAAGGCCAAG ACAAGAAGATGCCCAGGAGTTTTTAAGTTTTGTAATGGATCAAATGCATGATGAATTGCTGAAGCTTGAAGGCTACATGTCAGATGCTATTGGTAGTCAAGCACCTCTCATTTCTTCTGCTGAAGATGATGGCTGGGAAACTGTTGGACCAAAGAACAAGTCTGCAGTCACCAGAACTCAGAGCTTTGTTCCTTCTCAGTTAAGTGGAATTTTTGGGGGTCAATTGAGGAGTCTTGTTAAGGCAAGAG GGAATAAGGCTTCAGCAACTGTCCAACCTTTCCTCTTGCTCCATCTTGACATTTTCCCCGAGGCTGTTCATACCATTGAAGATGCGCTTCATCTTTTTTCTGCCCCCGAAACACTTGAAGGATATAAAGCATCAGCTGGAAAG GCTGGGGTGGTTAGTGCCAGCAAATCAGTGAAAATACAGAAGCTTTCGAAGATAATGATACTGCATTTAATGAGGTTTAGCTTTGGAAGCAAAGGAAGCACAAAATTGCACAAACCTGTTCATTTCCCACTTGAGCTGGTTCTTGGGCGAGAATTACTCGTTTCCTCATCACCAGAG GGAAGGAGATATGAGCTTGTAGCCACCATCACGCACCATGGTCGAGAACCGTCAAAGGGTCATTATACTGCTGATGCAAGGTATTCCAATGGCATCTGGCTTCGGTATGATGATGCAACTGTTACAGCTGTCACTACAAACAAGGTCTTGCACGACCAGGCTTATGTCCTCTTCTATAAGCAAATGTAG
- the LOC135612314 gene encoding ribosomal RNA-processing protein 17-like, translating into MCRPVWLETNLLEGKRAKRRRRMSGEEEDDFDEGVVVGQLSTVMVPKHIKKRALRNKALTVGFNDKELRDFVTGFHKRKKKRRKEAQRQLQEKDRLKRIEARKKRKQEREMALYGRVLSSENPLAAVSEPDNAGDSEQDNQDMMASVSETKMYEDEDTTITVTTSAISHEKDDFNQTNAIPMVGSKAEKRQGLDVKKKPLKRVAKHRSNKKGGKKPTPRKHKKGRNK; encoded by the exons ATGTGCCGCCCTGTTTGGCTGGAAACCAATTTGCTCGAGGGAAAGAGGGCGAAGCGGCGGCGGAGGATGTCGGGCGAAGAAGAAGATGACTTCGATGAGGGAGTGGTGGTGGGGCAACTGTCTACGGTCATGGTGCCAAAGCATATCAAGAAGAGGGCTCTCAGAAACAAAGCTCTCACCGTCGGTTTCAACGACAAAGAACTCAG GGACTTTGTTACTGGGTtccataaaagaaagaagaaaaggagaaaagaagctCAGAGGCAGTTGCAAGAAAAGGATAGATTGAAGCGGATTGAGGCTCGTAAGAAG AGGAAACAAGAAAGAGAAATGGCTTTATATGGAAGAGTTTTATCTTCAGAGAATCCACTGGCTGCTGTTTCAGAACCTGACAATGCAGGTGATTCTGAACAAGATAATCAGGACATGATGGCATCTGTTTCAG AAACAAAGATGTATGAAGATGAGGACACGACAATTACAGTTACAACAAGTGCAATCTCCCACGAAAAGGATGATTTTAATCAAACAAATGCTATACCTATGGTCGGAAGCAAAGCTGAAAAGAGGCAAGGCCTAGATGTGAAGAAGAAACCACTGAAACGAGTTGCAAAGCACCGATCAAACAAGAAGGGTGGAAAGAAGCCTACccctcggaagcataagaagggcAGAAACAAATGA
- the LOC103988611 gene encoding probable inactive purple acid phosphatase 16, giving the protein MGTPALLLFLVIVLAAKSDCRGHHEALSLWQNPLRFSADSAFKIALFADLHYGENAWTDWGPAQDDNSDRVMSAVLDTEIPDFVIYLGDVITANNLPIANATLYWDRALSSSRSRGIPWSTVFGNHDDAPFEWPSEWFSAAGIPQVICPCANISFSDGEVDDTVLSDCNFKGTTRVKLISAEINNNRLSYSISGPKNLWPSVSNYVLQVSSSKDPKLPAVFLYFLDSGGGSYPEVVSNAQAEWFLRQSQKINPDASIPEIIFWHIPSTAYKKVAPMPIFGIHKPCVGSINKERVAPQEAEWGIMDIFVDRPSIKAVFAGHNHGLDWCCPYKNLWLCFARHTGYGGYGDWPRGSRILSMTEQPLSIESWIRMEDGTKHSHVTLSS; this is encoded by the exons ATGGGGACGCCTGCGCTCCTCCTCTTCCTGGTGATCGTTCTCGCCGCCAAATCGGATTGCCGAGGCCATCATGAGGCGCTGTCGCTTTGGCAAAACCCCCTTCGATTCTCCGCCGACTCGGCGTTCAAGATCGCTCTCTTCGCCGATCTCCACTACGGCGAGAACGCGTGGACCGACTGGGGCCCCGCGCAGGACGACAACTCCGACCGGGTCATGTCGGCTGTGCTCGATACGGAGATCCCAG ATTTTGTGATCTATTTGGGGGATGTCATCACTGCAAACAACCTTCCTATTGCTAATGCAACCTTGTACTGGGATAGGGCACTTTCTTCTTCTAGAAGCAGAGGAATCCCTTGGTCTACTGTGTTTGGCAACCATGATGATGCTCCATTTGAATGGCCATCTGAGTGGTTTTCAGCCGCTGGAATTCCACAAGTCATTTGTCCATGTGCAAATATCTCATTTTCAG ATGGAGAAGTGGATGATACAGTTTTGAGCGATTGCAACTTTAAGGGAACAACACGAGTCAAGTTGATCAGTGCTGAGATTAACAATAATAGGTTGTCTTATTCAATCAGTGGTCCAAAAAACCTTTGGCCTAGTGTTTCCAATTATGTGCTGCAAGTATCTTCATCCAAAGATCCAAAACTACCAGCTGTTTTCCTTTACTTCCTTGATTCTGGTGGTGGTTCATACCCAGAAGTAGTATCTAATGCTCAAGCCGAATGGTTCTTGAGGCAATCACAGAAGATCAACCCAGATGCAAG CATTCCTGAGATTATCTTTTGGCATATACCAAGCACAGCATATAAGAAAGTAGCTCCCATGCCTATTTTTGGAATACATAAACCATGTGTTGGTTCCATCAACAAGGAAAGAGTGGCTCCACAGGAAGCTGAATGGGGGATCATGGATATATTTGTAGATAGGCCTTCCATTAAG GCAGTCTTTGCTGGCCACAACCATGGATTGGATTGGTGCTGCCCTTACAAGAACCTTTGGTTGTGCTTTGCTCGCCACACCGGTTACGGTGGCTATGGCGACTGGCCAAGAGGATCGAGGATTCTCTCCATGACCGAACAGCCATTGTCCATCGAGTCTTGGATACGGATGGAGGACGGAACGAAGCATAGCCATGTCACCTTGAGCTCCTAA
- the LOC135612269 gene encoding hexokinase-3-like, translated as MGGAGLGLAAACAVATCAIATVMVAHRVRSRRRWGRAVALVREFEEACATSVGRLRQVVDAMAVEMHAGLASEGGSKLRMLLTFIDNLPDGSEEGTYYALDLGGTNFRVLQIQFSGKGSMILTHRVQRQQISQELMTGTREELFNFIASTLKQFVQREDDGIDQIPDVRKDLGFTFSFPVRQLSVSSGLLIKWTKGFSIKDAVGKDVAQCLTEAMLKTGLNMRVAALVNDTVGTLALGHYYDVDTVAAVIIGTGTNACYLERTDAIIKYQGLLTNSGDMVVNMEWGNFWSSHLPRTPYDISLDDESPNRNEQGFEKMISGMYLGEIVRRVLQRMAEESDIFPDAVQNLSVPFVIRTPLMAAMHEDDSPDLREVGKILEDHLKISGVSLKARRLLVRVCDIVTRRAARLAAAGIVGILKKIGRDGSAGVASGRTKGKPRRTVVAVEGGLYVGYSMFREYLNEAVAEILGEEVAPYVCLRVCEDGSGTGAAVLAAAYSSNR; from the exons ATGGGGGGTGCAGGGCTCGGGCTGGCGGCGGCTTGCGCGGTAGCGACGTGCGCGATCGCGACGGTGATGGTTGCCCACAGGGTTAGGAGCAGACGGCGTTGGGGGCGGGCGGTGGCGCTGGTGAGGGAATTCGAGGAGGCGTGCGCCACCTCCGTCGGGAGGCTACGCCAGGTGGTGGACGCCATGGCGGTGGAGATGCACGCTGGCCTCGCTTCGGAAGGTGGCAGCAAGCTTCGTATGTTGCTCACCTTCATCGATAATCTTCCCGATGG GAGTGAAGAAGGTACATACTATGCTCTCGATCTAGGAGGTACAAATTTTAGAGTCCTGCAGATTCAGTTCAGTGGTAAAGGGTCCATGATTTTGACTCACAGAGTCCAGCGACAGCAAATTTCCCAGGAATTGATGACTGGCACAAGGGAG GAATTGTTTAATTTTATTGCTTCCACATTAAAACAATTTGTGCAAAGAGAAGATGATGGTATTGATCAAATACCGGATGTTAGAAAGGATCTTGGATTTACATTTTCTTTTCCTGTGAGACAATTGTCTGTTTCTTCTGGTCTTCTTATCAAGTGGACTAAAGGGTTTTCAATTAAAGATGCT GTTGGAAAAGATGTTGCTCAGTGTTTGACTGAAGCCATGTTAAAGACTGGACTGAACATGCGGGTAGCGGCActg GTGAATGATACTGTTGGCACATTAGCTCTTGGCCATTATTACGATGTTGACACTGTAGCTGCAGTGATAATTGGAACGGGAACCAatgcttgctatcttgaaagGACTGATGCAATTATAAAGTATCAAGGCCTTCTTACGAACTCCGGTGACATG GTCGTCAACATGGAATGGGGGAATTTCTGGTCATCACATCTACCAAGAACCCCCTATGACATATCTCTAGATGATGAGAGCCCCAATCGTAATGAGCAG GGTTTTGAAAAAATGATATCAGGGATGTACTTGGGTGAAATTGTTAGAAGGGTTCTTCAGAGGATGGCAGAGGAGTCAGATATCTTTCCAGATGCTGTGCAAAATCTGTCAGTCCCCTTTGTCATAAG GACACCTTTGATGGCAGCAATGCACGAGGACGACTCACCTGACTTGAGAGAAGTCGGGAAGATACTTGAAGACCATTTGAAG ATATCTGGAGTCTCATTGAAGGCAAGAAGGCTTCTTGTTAGAGTATGTGACATAGTCACGAGAAGAGCTGCAAGGTTAGCTGCAGCAGGTATAGTTGGGATACTAAAGAAGATAGGACGAGATGGGAGTGCAGGCGTTGCAAGCGGAAGAACGAAGGGCAAACCGAGAAGAACAGTCGTGGCAGTCGAAGGAGGTCTTTATGTTGGGTACTCGATGTTCAGGGAGTACTTGAATGAAGCCGTTGCAGAGATCTTAGGCGAGGAGGTTGCCCCGTATGTTTGTCTTCGGGTCTGTGAGGATGGATCGGGAACAGGCGCTGCTGTCCTTGCTGCAGCATATTCATCAAATCGATAA